In the genome of Chryseobacterium oryzae, one region contains:
- a CDS encoding MarR family winged helix-turn-helix transcriptional regulator — translation MKAEKILTEQDRYNLLTGNVPLLFNRFLGQQFKLNNINLTREQWSVLVPLWKQQGCSQQSIADFTHRDKPSITRLIDQLEKEGYVERRSHPTDRRQNLIYLTNKGKEIEEKVMYIVNNVTERATRGLSENQIMEIKNFFQHIQNNIQNEML, via the coding sequence ATGAAAGCTGAAAAAATATTAACTGAACAAGATCGATACAATCTGCTTACCGGTAATGTACCTCTACTGTTCAACCGTTTTTTGGGTCAGCAATTCAAATTGAATAATATTAACCTGACCCGGGAACAATGGTCGGTGCTAGTACCTTTATGGAAACAACAGGGATGTTCACAGCAGTCAATAGCAGATTTTACCCACAGGGATAAACCCAGCATAACTAGACTTATTGATCAATTGGAAAAAGAAGGTTACGTAGAAAGAAGGTCTCACCCTACTGACAGAAGGCAAAATCTAATATATTTAACAAATAAAGGAAAGGAGATAGAGGAAAAAGTAATGTATATTGTGAACAATGTCACCGAAAGAGCAACCAGAGGACTTTCCGAAAATCAAATTATGGAGATAAAAAACTTCTTTCAGCATATTCAAAACAACATTCAAAACGAAATGTTATGA
- a CDS encoding TolC family protein produces MKKIKLAITLILFGTITNAQILISKDLDYAIGKALQKNTEIRNQDLELQKLELERKSILAKYIPKVEASGLYSYISSDAKLDLATLNLPITGYPVFGGSSDFSTNANILNGGITAKAVLFSGGQILNGAKALKEKNTGTAFMMENQKNEVIKDIIGSFDRLKLLETAEKLIDNSEKRLNKEKERVEKAISEGLAIPYDRDKIKLSTLELASKRADVQNKRKLLILKIKQSTNLSEEEILKTNHQLEPIIILDSLSTAERNEVKALESFKKASEYALKKEKGSLLPTVGAFAGYSYASLYNANTKVPIEQLNTTANLKLNELTLHPNWMLGVAVKWELFSGFERKHKIDEAKIGLAQVENKLADTKEKVDLELEKNKVEYNTTIHKVDIAIQREKIAQNNNEIASKQYRLGLINVTERLGAENDIYKESLNKVETVIEQRNAAIEVYRASGKLSNFIKIQN; encoded by the coding sequence ATGAAAAAAATAAAGTTAGCCATTACATTGATCCTATTCGGCACTATCACCAACGCACAGATTCTTATAAGTAAGGATTTGGATTATGCTATCGGAAAGGCATTGCAAAAAAATACTGAAATAAGGAATCAAGATCTTGAATTACAAAAATTAGAATTAGAACGCAAAAGCATATTGGCCAAATATATACCGAAGGTCGAGGCGTCAGGTTTATACTCTTACATCAGCAGTGATGCAAAATTAGATCTAGCTACCCTGAATTTACCCATCACAGGATATCCTGTTTTTGGGGGATCTTCCGATTTCAGCACAAATGCGAATATCCTTAATGGAGGTATTACCGCAAAAGCGGTACTGTTCAGTGGCGGACAAATCCTAAATGGAGCCAAGGCTCTCAAAGAAAAAAACACAGGAACAGCTTTTATGATGGAAAATCAGAAAAATGAGGTCATAAAAGATATCATAGGGAGCTTTGACCGTCTCAAACTTCTGGAAACCGCCGAAAAACTCATCGATAACAGCGAAAAGAGATTGAATAAGGAAAAAGAAAGAGTAGAAAAGGCGATATCCGAAGGGTTGGCAATTCCTTACGACCGAGATAAGATCAAACTTTCCACTCTGGAATTGGCTTCCAAACGTGCAGATGTTCAAAATAAAAGAAAACTTCTGATACTCAAGATAAAACAATCCACCAATCTTTCTGAAGAAGAAATTCTTAAAACCAATCATCAGTTGGAGCCCATCATTATTTTGGACAGCCTGAGCACAGCAGAACGAAATGAGGTAAAAGCACTGGAATCTTTCAAAAAAGCTTCCGAATATGCCCTTAAAAAAGAAAAAGGAAGCCTTCTTCCCACAGTTGGGGCTTTTGCGGGATATAGCTATGCATCATTATATAATGCCAATACAAAAGTGCCGATTGAACAATTAAATACGACCGCCAATTTGAAACTAAATGAATTGACACTACATCCGAACTGGATGTTAGGCGTGGCCGTGAAATGGGAACTCTTCAGCGGATTTGAACGTAAACATAAAATAGACGAAGCCAAAATAGGACTCGCCCAGGTTGAAAATAAACTAGCTGACACCAAAGAAAAAGTAGACCTGGAATTGGAAAAAAACAAGGTAGAATACAATACCACGATACATAAGGTAGATATTGCGATCCAAAGGGAAAAAATAGCACAAAATAATAATGAGATAGCATCAAAACAATACAGATTAGGGCTTATTAACGTCACTGAACGCCTGGGGGCGGAAAACGATATATACAAAGAATCCTTAAACAAAGTAGAAACCGTGATTGAACAGCGTAATGCTGCTATTGAAGTTTACCGTGCATCGGGAAAATTATCAAACTTTATTAAAATCCAAAACTAA
- a CDS encoding HlyD family secretion protein, translating into MKKIIYILSIAGILASCENKPKVSQTIQGKTEREEIAVVGKIAGRIDKILISEGALVKKGDTLAILEIPEVDAKKSQAQGAVKSAQAQYEMSVHGATANQLAQLYAKKSALVEQYEFAKKSLARMNAMVKDSLVPQQQYDEVFAKYQGAKSQMIAVDAEIADVKNGVRIEQQTMALGQKDRAQGALEEVQVAEKERYIIAPQDMKIESITLKLGELALPGYTLFKGSLNNSIYFRFTIPESQLANYAQGKEINVHIPYKNRDIKGKIRNIKQIGAYANIATAYPDYEVQDALYEILIDPINIQQANDILSKTTVTLKP; encoded by the coding sequence ATGAAAAAAATTATTTACATACTAAGCATTGCAGGCATTTTAGCTTCTTGTGAGAATAAACCGAAAGTATCACAAACCATCCAGGGAAAGACCGAGCGGGAAGAGATTGCAGTAGTAGGCAAAATAGCAGGCAGGATAGATAAAATTCTGATCAGCGAGGGAGCTCTTGTTAAAAAAGGAGATACATTGGCGATATTGGAAATCCCGGAAGTAGACGCAAAAAAATCACAGGCACAAGGTGCGGTAAAATCTGCTCAGGCACAATATGAGATGAGTGTACACGGTGCTACTGCCAATCAGTTGGCACAGCTCTATGCCAAGAAATCCGCTTTGGTAGAGCAATATGAGTTTGCAAAAAAATCGCTGGCAAGAATGAATGCAATGGTAAAGGATTCACTGGTTCCGCAACAGCAATATGATGAAGTATTCGCCAAGTATCAGGGAGCCAAATCACAAATGATAGCCGTAGATGCAGAAATTGCCGATGTTAAAAACGGGGTCCGCATAGAACAGCAAACAATGGCGTTGGGACAAAAAGACCGTGCACAAGGAGCTTTGGAAGAAGTACAGGTTGCCGAGAAAGAAAGGTATATCATTGCACCACAGGATATGAAAATAGAATCCATCACATTGAAGCTGGGGGAACTGGCACTACCAGGATATACGCTTTTCAAAGGTTCTCTTAATAATTCCATTTATTTCCGTTTTACTATTCCTGAAAGCCAATTGGCAAATTATGCACAAGGAAAAGAAATCAATGTGCATATACCTTACAAGAATCGGGATATCAAAGGGAAAATCAGAAATATAAAACAAATAGGTGCCTATGCTAATATTGCTACAGCATATCCTGATTATGAAGTGCAGGACGCTTTGTATGAAATATTGATAGACCCTATTAACATCCAACAAGCAAACGATATTCTAAGCAAAACAACAGTAACGCTAAAACCTTAA
- a CDS encoding ABC transporter permease — protein sequence MKTFLNLIKREFGLFWSNKVLRILFIGAPLMYGVLLGYVYSKGKVTDLPIIVVDYDQSALSRKAIEMMNDNEVLSVARLQFDETNLNRLMIEKDATCVVIIPKDFEKDVLTKRYPEVTTIVNTANVLTANYSSSALQLVLGTLKAGTQVETLRKQGVPENLLMSQYEPFKTTFIKKNNRSTNYMYFLWPGVLATVLQQVLLLGLALSFASEFENGTFKYLVHRSRSAFMLILVKILPYLIMSFGIWLMYWGFTKWFRIPFYENIFPLTLIAGVFVISVCFIGILVSILVPNQLKATEILMVIATPSFILSGFTWPLSQMPAWVQYIANIIPLTHFLPAFRILIIEKGAVDLTYPYVIKMIIIGTVSAIASYSVLFYKVRKIKREEL from the coding sequence ATGAAAACATTTCTCAATCTGATCAAACGGGAGTTCGGTTTGTTCTGGAGCAACAAGGTTCTCAGAATTTTGTTTATTGGGGCTCCTTTGATGTACGGTGTTTTGTTGGGATATGTTTACAGCAAAGGGAAAGTGACAGATTTACCAATCATAGTGGTAGATTATGACCAAAGCGCACTCAGCCGGAAAGCCATCGAAATGATGAATGACAACGAAGTTTTGTCTGTTGCAAGGCTGCAGTTTGATGAGACAAACCTCAATCGTTTGATGATTGAGAAAGATGCAACCTGCGTCGTTATTATCCCAAAAGATTTTGAGAAAGATGTGCTGACAAAACGATATCCTGAAGTCACTACCATAGTCAATACTGCAAATGTATTGACCGCAAATTATTCTTCATCAGCACTTCAGCTGGTCTTAGGAACCCTCAAAGCAGGAACACAGGTCGAAACATTGCGCAAACAAGGAGTTCCGGAAAATTTGCTAATGAGCCAGTATGAGCCATTTAAAACCACGTTTATAAAAAAGAACAATAGAAGCACCAACTATATGTATTTTTTGTGGCCAGGTGTTTTGGCTACTGTGCTTCAGCAGGTATTACTATTGGGGCTTGCTCTTTCTTTTGCTTCCGAGTTTGAAAACGGCACTTTCAAATATCTGGTACATAGAAGCCGTTCTGCATTTATGCTGATACTGGTTAAAATCTTGCCTTATCTCATAATGAGCTTCGGGATATGGCTGATGTACTGGGGTTTTACCAAGTGGTTCAGAATTCCTTTTTATGAAAACATTTTTCCGCTTACCCTTATAGCGGGCGTTTTTGTAATCTCGGTCTGCTTTATAGGAATTTTGGTAAGTATCCTTGTTCCGAACCAGCTGAAAGCTACGGAAATCCTTATGGTTATTGCCACACCCAGCTTTATCCTGTCAGGATTTACCTGGCCGCTCAGCCAAATGCCCGCTTGGGTTCAGTATATTGCAAATATCATCCCGCTTACACATTTCCTGCCTGCCTTTAGAATACTTATCATAGAAAAAGGCGCTGTAGACCTCACCTATCCCTATGTTATAAAAATGATAATCATAGGAACAGTAAGCGCCATTGCCAGCTATAGTGTTTTATTTTACAAAGTCCGAAAGATTAAAAGAGAGGAGCTGTAG
- a CDS encoding helix-turn-helix domain-containing protein produces MKAYESIKEILSFYHVHCEEPYFISSGKLIFEFPKRLFRMDFYAFCICVSGSIDLEIDNQHYKISQNGFLISAPSTIIKFVNTSKDFRMKVLFFEKNFLLKNISNPFFIENLSLFNKNSFNVVISNESSSTHLINLLDYLQQQTTRNGRFTEDIVRTIIINILLEVAVLTDKDRKDNAYPTPQDNNNIFFKFNELVKENILQHKDVQYYADKLFITNKYLILIVKKATGKTPHQIIDEALLKEVYVLLGYPEKNISQIAFETGFNSTSAFGRFFKKHASISPQKYRRQQHF; encoded by the coding sequence ATGAAAGCTTACGAAAGTATTAAAGAAATATTATCTTTTTATCACGTACATTGTGAGGAACCTTACTTTATATCGTCAGGAAAACTCATTTTTGAATTCCCAAAAAGACTCTTCCGAATGGATTTTTATGCATTCTGCATCTGTGTTTCTGGTAGTATAGATTTAGAAATTGATAATCAGCATTACAAGATATCCCAAAACGGATTCCTGATATCTGCTCCGTCAACAATTATAAAATTTGTAAATACCAGCAAAGATTTCCGTATGAAGGTTCTATTCTTTGAAAAGAATTTCCTGCTCAAGAACATTTCTAATCCATTTTTTATCGAGAATCTGTCTCTATTCAATAAAAATAGCTTTAACGTGGTAATTTCCAACGAATCAAGTAGTACGCACTTAATCAATTTATTGGATTATCTTCAACAGCAGACCACGAGGAATGGTCGTTTTACAGAAGATATTGTTCGTACTATTATTATTAATATTTTATTGGAAGTTGCAGTCCTAACTGATAAAGACAGAAAAGACAACGCATATCCTACTCCACAGGATAACAATAATATTTTTTTTAAATTCAATGAATTGGTGAAAGAAAATATTTTGCAGCATAAGGACGTACAATACTATGCGGACAAGCTATTCATTACCAACAAATATCTTATTCTGATTGTAAAAAAAGCGACCGGCAAAACGCCACATCAGATTATTGATGAGGCCTTATTAAAAGAAGTATACGTTCTGCTCGGCTATCCAGAAAAAAATATTTCTCAGATTGCATTTGAAACGGGCTTTAATTCTACCTCTGCATTCGGCCGTTTCTTTAAAAAGCATGCGTCAATATCGCCCCAAAAGTACCGAAGACAACAGCATTTTTAA
- a CDS encoding oleate hydratase, giving the protein MSNSNKHAYFIGGGLASLAGAVYLLEDGDFKGENIHIIEALPILGGSNDGAGTKEKGFICRGGRMLNEETYENFWELTSRIPSLDVPNISVKDEIMAFDHANPTKAKARLIDKNGNILPVTDMGFNTQDRMKFVKLFFADENDLDNITIRDWFDDHFFTTNFWYMWQTTFAWQEWSSIFEFQRYMKRMLLEFSRIETLEGVTRTPYNQYESVILPLKAFLDQHKVDFSLRKTVTDLDFADDDGITVTEIECINAEGNTEKITVNEGDLVFFTNGCITDNSNNGDYNTPAKYLPSNPPSFALWRKIANKKPGKLGNPDPFFTKPDETKWYSFTPTFKGNKFLKLIEEYTGNKPGSGALMTFKDSSWRMSIVVAAQPHFKAQGDDTTILWGYGLYPDAVGDYVKKPMIDCTGEEILTELIHHLHFEKHEQEIKDSIINVIPCMMPYIDALFQPRAKKDRPAVVPEGSTNLAMISQFVEIPEDMVFTEEYSVRAARIAVYTLLGLDKKVTPVTEHWKKPDVLAKAIHTSYRN; this is encoded by the coding sequence ATGAGCAATTCGAACAAACATGCATATTTCATCGGAGGCGGATTGGCAAGTCTTGCCGGTGCCGTATATCTGTTAGAAGACGGAGACTTTAAAGGCGAAAACATTCACATCATTGAAGCCTTGCCTATTTTGGGTGGTAGCAACGATGGTGCGGGAACTAAAGAAAAAGGGTTTATTTGTCGTGGCGGGCGTATGCTCAACGAAGAAACCTATGAAAACTTTTGGGAATTAACATCCCGTATCCCTTCTCTGGATGTCCCGAACATTTCCGTAAAAGATGAAATTATGGCATTTGACCACGCGAATCCGACAAAGGCAAAAGCTCGGTTGATTGACAAGAACGGAAACATTTTACCCGTAACGGATATGGGTTTCAACACTCAGGACCGGATGAAATTTGTGAAATTGTTTTTTGCCGATGAAAATGATTTAGACAACATTACCATTCGTGATTGGTTTGACGACCATTTTTTTACGACCAACTTCTGGTATATGTGGCAAACCACTTTCGCCTGGCAGGAATGGAGCAGTATTTTTGAATTTCAACGCTATATGAAACGTATGCTGTTGGAATTTTCAAGAATCGAAACACTCGAAGGGGTTACCAGAACACCATACAACCAATATGAATCCGTTATCTTGCCGTTGAAGGCATTTCTGGACCAGCATAAAGTGGACTTTTCATTAAGAAAAACCGTTACCGATTTGGATTTTGCCGATGATGATGGCATTACCGTAACGGAAATAGAATGCATCAATGCAGAAGGAAATACAGAGAAAATAACCGTGAATGAAGGCGATTTGGTATTCTTTACCAACGGATGTATTACAGATAATTCTAATAACGGCGATTATAATACGCCTGCAAAATATTTACCGTCAAATCCGCCAAGTTTTGCATTATGGCGTAAAATTGCCAACAAGAAACCCGGCAAATTGGGTAACCCCGACCCGTTCTTTACCAAACCTGATGAAACAAAATGGTATTCATTTACGCCAACATTCAAAGGAAATAAATTTCTGAAACTTATTGAAGAATACACTGGAAACAAACCCGGCAGCGGAGCTTTGATGACATTTAAAGATTCATCGTGGCGAATGTCAATTGTGGTGGCTGCACAACCGCATTTCAAAGCGCAAGGCGATGATACTACTATTCTTTGGGGCTACGGATTATATCCAGATGCAGTGGGAGATTATGTGAAAAAGCCGATGATTGATTGCACGGGCGAAGAAATTTTGACAGAGTTGATTCATCATTTACATTTTGAAAAGCACGAACAGGAAATAAAAGATAGCATTATCAATGTTATTCCGTGTATGATGCCTTACATCGATGCTTTGTTTCAGCCAAGAGCTAAAAAAGACCGCCCTGCAGTTGTTCCTGAAGGCAGCACCAACTTAGCAATGATTAGTCAGTTTGTAGAAATACCGGAAGATATGGTTTTCACGGAAGAATATTCGGTTCGTGCAGCACGCATCGCGGTATATACCCTACTCGGCCTCGATAAAAAAGTAACACCAGTAACGGAACACTGGAAAAAACCAGACGTTTTGGCAAAAGCCATCCATACCTCTTACAGAAATTAA
- a CDS encoding alpha/beta fold hydrolase, whose amino-acid sequence MAKQTSGYINRKKIANSGTHNLFYELFEPINEPPKATLLILHGMQEHSGRYKDFAENLANNGFAVLLYDHLGHGKTAENREELGYFQKENPKQQLIDDAATMAAFLENNYPNISHFLLGHSMGSFIARCLLQNQEADFKGAVIVGTGGKINGIGFARFFLSINNIIASKHRSKFINQTFSKINNQHFKGEKDGDLTSWLSLSKSNRESFCRDSLCGVPFTNNGFYALVSLNQQATERKWAEKLPKEFPFLFVSGADDPIGDFGKGVEKTTTQMQKDGFTDVKTKIYPAMRHKILNEDIKESVYESIKAWLYEKIS is encoded by the coding sequence ATGGCAAAACAAACATCAGGATATATAAACAGGAAGAAAATTGCCAACTCAGGTACGCACAATCTTTTTTATGAATTATTCGAACCAATAAATGAACCTCCAAAGGCTACACTCCTTATACTACACGGGATGCAGGAGCATAGCGGTCGTTATAAAGATTTTGCGGAAAATCTGGCGAACAATGGTTTTGCTGTTCTATTATATGACCATCTCGGACACGGAAAAACGGCGGAAAACCGGGAAGAACTTGGTTATTTTCAAAAAGAAAATCCCAAGCAGCAACTTATAGACGATGCCGCAACGATGGCAGCATTTTTAGAAAACAACTACCCTAACATTTCTCACTTTTTACTGGGGCATTCTATGGGATCTTTCATTGCAAGATGCTTACTTCAGAATCAGGAAGCTGATTTCAAAGGCGCGGTCATCGTGGGAACGGGAGGAAAAATCAACGGAATCGGTTTTGCAAGATTTTTCCTGTCCATCAACAATATTATTGCCTCAAAACACCGGAGCAAATTCATCAACCAAACTTTTTCAAAAATTAATAATCAACATTTTAAAGGCGAGAAAGATGGCGACCTTACCAGTTGGCTGAGCCTCAGCAAATCCAACCGGGAATCATTTTGCCGGGACAGCCTATGCGGAGTACCTTTTACCAATAATGGTTTTTACGCATTAGTTTCTCTAAATCAACAGGCAACGGAAAGAAAATGGGCAGAAAAATTACCAAAGGAATTTCCTTTTCTTTTTGTAAGCGGAGCTGATGATCCGATAGGAGACTTCGGAAAAGGTGTCGAAAAAACGACAACACAAATGCAAAAAGATGGTTTTACAGATGTTAAAACTAAAATTTATCCTGCTATGCGGCACAAAATACTTAATGAAGATATTAAAGAATCTGTTTATGAAAGTATAAAGGCTTGGCTCTATGAAAAAATATCATAA
- a CDS encoding 3-hydroxyacyl-CoA dehydrogenase: MSKIKNVTVAGSGVLGFQIAFQTAIYGFETTVYDISDEVLEKAKAKFDGLAESHKKDLDATEEQIAKARERLHYSSDLAIAVKDADLLIEAVPEDIKIKTEFYKQLSSIAPKKTIFVSNSSTLLPSQFAEVTGRPAQYLNLHFANQIWLRNTAEIMPHPGTDEKITEEIVDFSKAIGMVPVLVKKEVPGYVLNSLLNPFLNAGMQLWIGDYATPETIDKTWMLGTGSPYGPMALYDIIGLTTPYNIYKLQVDKGKTDDKIVLDKLKSTFIDQNKLGISTGEGFYKYPNPSWQSPDFLKVPEADLSKIRIKNVVVAGSGVLGFQIAVQCAHFGYKVTVYDVNDEALNKAKNRFDVLAEEYKNYLKAEGEKIENTKNNLTYSTDLKASLQDADLLIEAVPESIDIKKDFWEKASKQAPEKTIFASNSSTLLPSRLSTFTDRPEKFIHLHFANHIMVRNTAEIMGSDQTDPTVYNEIVEFAKSIAMLPVELKKEKSGYVLDSLLIPLLVAGLALWANDVADPATIDKTWRIATGAPFGPMAILDLNGMNTNYNILKEIPGELTQKIAEKLKTELIDKGKLGQQSGEGFYKYPDPEWQSKDFLKA; this comes from the coding sequence ATGAGCAAAATAAAAAATGTAACGGTAGCTGGAAGTGGTGTTTTAGGATTCCAAATTGCTTTTCAAACAGCAATTTACGGATTTGAAACCACTGTTTACGATATCAGTGATGAGGTGCTGGAAAAGGCGAAAGCAAAGTTCGACGGCTTGGCCGAAAGTCATAAAAAGGATCTTGACGCCACCGAAGAACAAATTGCAAAAGCCAGGGAAAGACTGCACTATTCATCCGATTTGGCAATTGCTGTGAAAGATGCCGATCTTTTGATAGAAGCAGTGCCAGAAGATATTAAAATAAAAACGGAATTTTATAAGCAACTCTCGTCAATTGCACCGAAGAAAACCATTTTTGTAAGTAATTCATCCACCTTGTTGCCAAGTCAGTTTGCTGAGGTGACAGGAAGACCAGCGCAATACCTTAACCTGCATTTTGCTAATCAAATATGGTTGCGAAATACGGCGGAAATTATGCCCCATCCAGGAACCGACGAAAAAATAACTGAGGAAATTGTCGATTTTTCCAAGGCGATAGGGATGGTGCCTGTTTTGGTGAAAAAAGAAGTTCCAGGATATGTGCTCAATTCTTTATTAAATCCATTTCTGAATGCCGGAATGCAGCTTTGGATTGGCGATTATGCTACGCCAGAAACCATCGACAAAACCTGGATGCTGGGAACTGGTTCGCCTTACGGACCAATGGCTTTGTATGATATTATCGGATTGACGACACCATACAACATTTACAAACTGCAAGTAGACAAGGGCAAAACAGATGATAAGATTGTGCTGGATAAACTTAAATCAACCTTCATTGACCAAAATAAACTGGGAATTTCTACTGGCGAAGGCTTTTACAAATATCCAAATCCTTCGTGGCAAAGTCCAGATTTTTTGAAAGTGCCGGAAGCCGATTTATCTAAAATCAGAATCAAAAATGTTGTGGTGGCTGGAAGTGGTGTTCTCGGTTTTCAGATTGCGGTGCAGTGCGCTCATTTCGGCTATAAAGTCACGGTTTATGATGTTAATGATGAAGCTTTAAATAAGGCAAAAAACCGTTTTGATGTCTTGGCTGAAGAATATAAAAACTACCTGAAAGCTGAGGGAGAAAAAATCGAAAATACCAAAAATAATCTCACTTATTCGACAGATTTGAAAGCTTCTTTACAAGATGCTGATTTATTAATAGAAGCCGTACCGGAAAGCATCGATATCAAAAAAGATTTCTGGGAAAAAGCTTCTAAGCAGGCGCCGGAAAAAACCATTTTTGCGAGCAACTCATCCACACTTTTGCCGAGCAGATTAAGCACATTTACCGATCGTCCGGAAAAATTCATCCATTTACATTTTGCCAATCATATAATGGTTCGTAATACGGCAGAAATAATGGGTTCTGATCAAACCGACCCAACGGTTTATAACGAGATTGTAGAGTTTGCAAAATCCATTGCTATGCTTCCCGTGGAACTGAAGAAAGAAAAATCGGGCTATGTTCTGGATTCTTTGTTGATTCCGCTTTTGGTGGCTGGCCTTGCACTGTGGGCGAATGACGTTGCCGATCCTGCAACCATTGATAAAACCTGGAGAATAGCAACAGGTGCTCCTTTTGGACCGATGGCTATTTTAGATTTGAATGGGATGAACACCAATTATAACATCTTAAAAGAAATCCCGGGAGAACTAACACAAAAAATAGCAGAAAAGCTAAAAACCGAACTTATCGACAAAGGAAAACTTGGTCAGCAATCCGGCGAAGGTTTTTACAAATATCCTGATCCGGAATGGCAAAGCAAGGATTTTTTAAAAGCTTGA
- a CDS encoding catalase family protein, which translates to MEDYIKYSYEVEEIPENFDEYITTINNDIREYIKNTPNLSRATHHTRDAHANGYAVLKAEVEILDNLPVELAQGIYAKPGKHQAAVRFSNGSSRVLPDKLSGNAQGFALKIFGIDGKKLSPGEEDSPNVDFNLINNPVFFCNSAEHYVFISKLFLKLNDFFEKGALGKLEFATLWVTENKKAFPNFEALKELGALKTFQKIPSINSFLYEFYSMGAVRHGDYIAKVRVSPTEQTKNAITEKNIDLDSAEWPYRKGIIKEIAQKDLTFELQIQLCKDLKEMPVNDLTKEWSQELSPFRTVAKITIPKQTVPEDGNFEIMENLSFTPFRTIEENSPIGNLQRSRQSAYVTSSTSRHELNHKKRKEPKNLEEAFSPEFYQL; encoded by the coding sequence ATGGAAGATTACATCAAGTACAGTTACGAAGTGGAAGAAATTCCAGAAAATTTCGATGAGTATATTACTACCATTAATAACGATATCCGCGAATACATCAAAAATACGCCAAACCTAAGCAGGGCGACCCATCATACAAGAGATGCGCACGCCAATGGCTATGCAGTGCTGAAAGCAGAGGTTGAAATTTTGGATAATCTGCCCGTAGAACTGGCGCAGGGCATTTATGCGAAACCCGGAAAACACCAGGCAGCAGTTCGCTTTTCCAATGGTTCGTCCAGAGTTTTGCCCGATAAACTTAGCGGTAATGCACAAGGATTTGCTTTAAAGATTTTTGGGATAGATGGCAAAAAATTATCTCCCGGAGAGGAAGATTCTCCCAATGTTGATTTTAACCTGATTAATAATCCGGTGTTTTTCTGCAACTCGGCAGAACATTATGTTTTCATTTCAAAGCTGTTTTTAAAGCTAAATGATTTCTTTGAAAAGGGAGCCTTGGGAAAATTGGAATTTGCCACACTTTGGGTCACCGAAAATAAAAAAGCATTTCCAAATTTTGAGGCTTTGAAGGAATTGGGAGCGCTTAAAACTTTTCAAAAAATCCCTTCCATCAACAGTTTTCTTTATGAATTTTACAGTATGGGAGCAGTTCGCCACGGTGATTATATCGCCAAAGTAAGAGTGAGCCCAACTGAGCAGACCAAGAACGCCATCACTGAAAAAAATATTGATCTAGACAGCGCAGAATGGCCGTACAGAAAAGGAATTATCAAAGAAATAGCTCAAAAAGACCTTACGTTTGAGTTGCAAATACAACTTTGCAAAGACCTGAAAGAAATGCCTGTGAATGACCTTACAAAAGAATGGTCGCAGGAATTATCACCATTCCGTACGGTGGCAAAAATCACAATACCAAAACAAACGGTTCCTGAGGATGGTAATTTTGAAATTATGGAAAATCTGTCGTTTACACCGTTCAGAACCATCGAAGAGAATTCACCGATCGGGAATTTACAGCGTTCACGGCAGTCAGCGTATGTGACATCTTCAACCTCAAGACACGAGCTAAATCACAAAAAACGTAAAGAACCAAAGAATTTGGAGGAAGCATTCAGTCCGGAGTTTTATCAATTATAA